From Pusillibacter faecalis, one genomic window encodes:
- a CDS encoding tRNA dihydrouridine synthase, whose amino-acid sequence MIQRLDFAPLDGITRSVFRRVWFRHFGGADRIFVPFFSPTHHHIVTPRDLREITREGAKDLPLVPQVMSRLAPDFLWAAEVLEDLGYREINLNLGCPSGTVTAKGKGSGFLSRPEELDAFFDQVFSSVRLPVSVKTRLGYQTPEEFPRLLEIFNRYPIACLTIHARVRPEKYKGPLHLDVFEAALRESKNPVCYNGDLQTVVGVRAFETRFPAAEAVMIGRGGVADPALFRKLQGGPPASREELQSFTQELYREYQAFYGQVGTAAQRMREVWFYLIHLFEDTERLNRPMRRFRTPGEYEAAEAAIFRELVLREDAQGVLA is encoded by the coding sequence ATGATTCAGCGCCTGGATTTTGCCCCGCTGGATGGAATCACCCGGTCGGTATTCCGGCGGGTGTGGTTCCGGCACTTCGGCGGCGCGGACCGGATTTTTGTGCCTTTTTTCTCCCCAACCCATCACCATATCGTGACACCTCGCGATCTGCGGGAGATCACCCGAGAGGGCGCAAAGGACCTGCCTCTGGTGCCCCAGGTCATGAGCCGTCTGGCGCCGGACTTCCTCTGGGCGGCGGAGGTGCTGGAGGATTTGGGCTACCGGGAGATCAACCTGAACCTGGGGTGCCCCTCTGGTACAGTGACTGCCAAGGGGAAGGGCTCTGGGTTTTTGTCCCGGCCGGAGGAGCTGGACGCCTTTTTTGATCAGGTGTTTTCCTCCGTCCGCCTGCCGGTGTCCGTTAAAACCCGGCTGGGCTATCAGACGCCGGAGGAGTTTCCGCGCCTGCTGGAGATCTTTAACCGCTATCCCATTGCCTGCCTCACGATCCACGCCCGGGTGCGGCCGGAGAAGTACAAGGGTCCACTCCACCTGGACGTCTTTGAGGCGGCGCTGAGAGAGAGTAAAAACCCCGTCTGCTACAACGGGGACCTCCAGACCGTGGTGGGTGTGCGGGCGTTTGAGACCCGTTTCCCGGCGGCGGAAGCAGTGATGATTGGTCGGGGAGGTGTGGCGGACCCGGCTCTTTTCCGGAAGCTTCAAGGCGGTCCCCCCGCCTCCCGGGAGGAGCTTCAATCGTTTACTCAGGAGCTGTATCGAGAATATCAGGCCTTTTACGGTCAGGTGGGCACTGCCGCCCAGCGGATGCGGGAGGTCTGGTTTTACCTCATTCACCTCTTTGAGGACACAGAGCGGCTGAACCGCCCTATGCGCCGCTTTCGGACCCCAGGGGAGTACGAGGCGGCGGAGGCAGCTATTTTTCGGGAGCTGGTACTTCGAGAGGACGCCCAGGGCGTTCTGGCTTAA
- the safA gene encoding SafA/ExsA family spore coat assembly protein, whose translation MTTRKIQIFFIAAALAGTLLTMPAQAAGLTHTVTKGDTMWKLAVRYQAGTSEIIQANPQVSNPDLIYPGQVLNIPQISQSVLSYESEVIRLVNEVRRENGLKALTANWELSRVARYKSQDMLNKGYFSHTSPTYGTPFQMIKAFGLSFRTAGENIARGYPTPQAVVNGWMNSSGHRANILNASYTQIGVGYVAQGNYWTQMFIGS comes from the coding sequence ATCACCACGAGAAAAATACAAATATTTTTTATAGCCGCTGCCTTGGCTGGAACTTTGCTGACCATGCCCGCCCAGGCTGCGGGGCTGACCCACACTGTGACCAAAGGAGACACCATGTGGAAGCTGGCTGTCCGGTATCAGGCGGGCACCAGTGAAATCATTCAGGCAAATCCTCAGGTATCAAACCCAGATCTGATCTACCCTGGGCAGGTGTTGAATATCCCGCAGATCAGTCAAAGCGTTCTCAGCTATGAGAGCGAGGTCATCCGCCTGGTAAATGAAGTCCGGCGTGAAAACGGTCTGAAGGCGCTCACCGCCAACTGGGAGCTGAGCCGGGTGGCCCGGTATAAGTCTCAGGATATGCTCAATAAGGGATATTTCTCCCATACGAGTCCCACCTATGGCACCCCCTTCCAGATGATCAAGGCCTTTGGCCTGTCCTTCCGAACCGCTGGGGAAAATATTGCCAGGGGCTATCCCACCCCGCAGGCAGTGGTGAACGGCTGGATGAACTCCAGCGGGCACCGGGCCAACATTTTGAATGCATCCTATACCCAGATCGGTGTGGGGTATGTAGCCCAGGGCAATTACTGGACCCAGATGTTTATTGGATCATAG
- a CDS encoding helix-turn-helix domain-containing protein, producing MTFEPMRAYMKKHGISYYYLANQGLDPQTLQRIRHDRTITTDTLGRLCEIMRCQPQDLIAYHFEEDS from the coding sequence ATGACGTTTGAACCGATGCGGGCTTATATGAAAAAGCACGGCATCTCCTACTACTATTTGGCCAATCAGGGGCTGGACCCACAGACGCTTCAGCGCATCCGTCACGACCGTACCATTACCACCGACACCTTGGGGCGGCTTTGTGAAATCATGCGCTGTCAGCCGCAGGACCTGATCGCCTACCATTTCGAGGAGGATTCCTGA
- a CDS encoding GreA/GreB family elongation factor — MYDELTEVDLQKMREEIDYRTRVLRPQLIEEVQTTRAFGDLSENYEYKCAKQAKNRNDSRIRYLERMIRTAKVISVKDTADAVGLFDKVTIFHELTKQEMTIRIVTTLRQDALKGLISKESPVGKALLGHKVGDRVAIEAGSKYFVEIRGIEKGEDDASLEISSY, encoded by the coding sequence ATGTATGATGAGCTGACGGAGGTCGATCTTCAAAAAATGCGGGAGGAGATCGACTATCGGACCCGGGTTTTACGGCCCCAATTGATTGAAGAGGTCCAGACCACCCGGGCCTTTGGCGATTTGAGCGAAAACTATGAATATAAATGCGCAAAGCAGGCCAAAAACCGTAATGACAGCCGCATCCGTTATCTAGAGCGGATGATTCGCACTGCCAAAGTGATTTCGGTCAAGGACACAGCGGACGCGGTGGGCCTGTTTGATAAGGTGACGATTTTTCACGAGCTGACCAAGCAGGAGATGACCATTCGAATTGTTACCACGCTCCGCCAGGACGCCTTGAAGGGTTTGATCAGCAAGGAGTCCCCGGTGGGGAAGGCCCTGCTGGGCCACAAGGTAGGAGACCGGGTGGCGATCGAAGCTGGCAGCAAGTATTTTGTGGAGATCCGTGGGATTGAGAAGGGAGAGGATGACGCATCCTTGGAAATTAGCTCTTATTAA
- a CDS encoding SPL family radical SAM protein translates to MHEIQAKSILSPRGGINVYRGCTHGCIYCDSRSTCYQMDHAFEDVAVKVNAPELLEEALRRKRRRCMVGTGSMCDPYLPLERELNVTRRCLEAIERQGFGVAVLTKSNLLLRDLELLRRIHRKARVVVCTTFTTLDENLCRLIEPNVCTTRQRFEMLRACREAGLLTGVWLCPILPFLNDTEENLRGLLELCFAAGVGAIINFGMGVTLRDGNRQYFYQALDRHFPGVKEQYVRQFGSRYECPSPRAAQLSRIFQAECRARDVICEANQAMSWLMEDPQTGEQLRLF, encoded by the coding sequence ATGCACGAAATTCAGGCCAAGTCCATCCTCTCCCCCCGGGGCGGTATTAACGTCTACCGGGGATGCACGCATGGGTGCATTTACTGTGACTCCCGCAGCACCTGCTACCAGATGGACCACGCCTTTGAGGACGTAGCCGTGAAGGTCAATGCTCCGGAGCTGCTGGAGGAGGCCCTCCGCCGCAAACGGCGGCGGTGCATGGTTGGTACTGGCTCCATGTGCGACCCGTATCTTCCTTTGGAGAGGGAGCTGAATGTGACCCGACGGTGTCTGGAGGCCATAGAACGGCAGGGCTTTGGCGTGGCGGTGCTGACCAAGTCCAACCTGCTCCTGCGGGATTTGGAGCTGCTGCGGCGTATCCACCGCAAGGCCAGGGTAGTGGTGTGCACTACCTTCACCACCCTGGATGAGAACCTATGCCGCTTGATCGAGCCAAACGTATGCACGACCCGGCAGCGCTTTGAGATGCTGCGGGCGTGCCGCGAGGCGGGGCTTCTTACCGGTGTGTGGCTGTGTCCCATCCTGCCGTTTTTGAACGACACGGAAGAGAATCTTCGGGGGCTGTTGGAGCTGTGCTTTGCTGCGGGCGTGGGAGCCATCATCAATTTCGGGATGGGGGTCACGCTGCGGGATGGAAACCGACAGTACTTCTATCAGGCGTTGGACCGGCACTTTCCAGGCGTCAAAGAACAATATGTCAGGCAATTCGGCAGCCGTTATGAGTGTCCCAGCCCTCGTGCCGCCCAGCTGAGCCGTATCTTTCAGGCTGAGTGCCGCGCCCGAGATGTGATCTGCGAGGCGAATCAGGCCATGTCCTGGCTGATGGAGGACCCGCAGACCGGGGAGCAGCTGCGGCTATTTTAA
- the cysK gene encoding cysteine synthase A, with translation MSHIYTSADQLTGGTPLLELTHVEQDYHLEARVLAKLEYFNPAGSVKDRVAKAMLDDAEARGVLKPTSVIIEPTSGNTGIGLASVAAARGYRIIIVMPETMSVERRQLMKAYGAELVLTDGAQGMKGAIAKAEELAKETPDSFIPGQFVNPANAQAHYTTTGPEIWRDTDGTVDIFVAGVGTGGTVTGVGRYLKEQNPEIRIVAVEPADSPVLSGGKPGPHKIQGIGAGFVPEVLDTGVYDEIIPVKSEDAFAAGRQVGRREGVLVGISSGAALWAAVELAKRPENRGKTIVTLLPDTGDRYLSTPLFSD, from the coding sequence ATGAGCCATATTTACACATCTGCGGATCAGCTGACCGGGGGGACGCCACTTCTGGAGCTGACTCATGTGGAACAGGATTACCATTTGGAGGCCAGAGTCTTGGCAAAGCTGGAGTATTTCAATCCGGCCGGCAGTGTCAAGGACCGGGTGGCCAAGGCGATGCTGGATGATGCGGAGGCCAGGGGCGTATTGAAGCCTACCTCTGTGATCATTGAGCCCACCTCCGGGAATACCGGGATTGGGCTGGCCTCTGTGGCGGCGGCTCGGGGCTACCGGATCATCATTGTGATGCCGGAGACGATGAGTGTGGAACGGCGGCAGCTCATGAAGGCATACGGTGCGGAGCTGGTATTGACTGATGGCGCTCAGGGCATGAAGGGGGCCATTGCTAAGGCGGAGGAACTTGCCAAGGAGACGCCGGACAGTTTTATCCCCGGCCAGTTTGTAAACCCTGCCAACGCACAGGCTCACTACACCACCACCGGACCGGAGATCTGGCGGGATACTGATGGAACGGTGGATATCTTTGTGGCCGGCGTGGGCACTGGCGGAACAGTCACCGGTGTGGGCCGGTATTTGAAGGAGCAAAACCCGGAGATTCGAATTGTAGCGGTGGAGCCGGCGGACTCTCCTGTTCTCAGCGGAGGAAAGCCAGGGCCCCACAAGATTCAGGGGATTGGCGCCGGTTTTGTACCAGAAGTGCTGGATACCGGCGTTTACGATGAGATCATCCCGGTTAAGAGCGAGGATGCCTTTGCAGCCGGCCGACAGGTGGGCCGGCGGGAGGGCGTGCTGGTAGGGATCTCCTCCGGCGCGGCGCTCTGGGCCGCCGTAGAGCTGGCCAAGCGCCCGGAAAACCGGGGCAAGACGATTGTCACGCTGCTGCCGGACACCGGCGACCGCTATCTCTCTACTCCTCTTTTCTCAGACTAA
- a CDS encoding helix-turn-helix domain-containing protein yields the protein MKLRIRDLREDADIKQKTMAAVLMCDQSLYSKYERGERPLPLELAGKLADYFGTSVDYLMGRTDERTPYPPSKRSPS from the coding sequence ATGAAATTACGGATTCGAGATCTGCGGGAGGATGCAGACATCAAACAAAAGACCATGGCGGCCGTGCTTATGTGCGACCAAAGCCTCTATTCCAAGTACGAGCGGGGCGAGCGGCCTTTGCCGCTGGAACTGGCAGGGAAGCTGGCCGACTATTTCGGCACCAGTGTGGACTACCTCATGGGCCGCACAGACGAACGGACACCCTATCCACCCAGCAAACGCTCCCCATCGTAG
- a CDS encoding RrF2 family transcriptional regulator: MMISTKGRYALRVMIDLAEHQTGEYIPLKAIAQRQGISEKYLESILKALVRENLLTGVRGKGGGYRLTRAPETYTVGEILRLTEGSLAPVACLEDRAESCCRMAECRTLPMWRKLDALIQNFFDGITLADLMGPSQGGDYMI, from the coding sequence GTGATGATTTCCACAAAGGGACGCTACGCTCTGCGAGTGATGATTGATCTGGCGGAGCATCAGACTGGGGAGTATATCCCGCTGAAGGCGATTGCGCAGCGACAGGGAATTTCAGAAAAATATTTGGAGAGTATTTTGAAGGCTCTGGTGCGGGAAAACCTGCTGACAGGCGTGCGGGGCAAGGGCGGCGGGTACCGGCTGACCCGGGCACCGGAGACTTACACCGTGGGAGAGATTCTGAGGCTGACAGAGGGGAGCCTTGCACCGGTGGCATGCCTGGAAGACCGGGCGGAGTCCTGTTGCCGTATGGCGGAGTGCCGGACGCTGCCGATGTGGAGAAAATTGGATGCACTGATCCAGAACTTTTTTGATGGAATTACTTTGGCGGACCTGATGGGCCCTAGCCAGGGCGGCGACTATATGATTTAA
- a CDS encoding S-layer homology domain-containing protein produces the protein MKPESVDLDYQIDVSKIGSAFRSDLGLERAYIGFNPTGGVPSYTIIKQMKDGKSISELDDSIGSGIYSGTQSVWKVHTHGTLSRYQLGLGKVGIYNEAGNSLITEKLDLEVDESLPYTIERADEVYYNTETQQPTGTMKITLIPKTYIASINLDGGKYASSPGGNYTELTGGWSVNHTWSQDTPLTNPTGSSGRTFTGWRVTDANGNDVTSRYLTNADGGYSLKAELQENVTLTALWSSGGNNGGTTGSGGNGGGGTTKPTPTPTPTPTPEEPSVSDKLNTVDHMSYVQGYADGTVRPENQIRRSEIAVIFFRLLTDDYRQQILSESNLYSDVSDGIWYNTAVSTLSGAGIIKGLSDGTFGGERPITRAQFAAIAARFDDGAVDTSGISFSDTGGHWAEREIKRAAALGWVQGYADGSFRPEKLITRAEAITIINRMLGRDCLHEDSFLDGMKTFSDNPPSKWYYEAVQEATNSHTFERDAGGYELWRTLPDNPDWGKYE, from the coding sequence ATGAAGCCCGAGAGTGTTGATCTGGACTACCAGATTGACGTTAGTAAGATCGGCAGCGCTTTCCGCAGTGATCTGGGGTTGGAGCGGGCCTATATCGGCTTCAATCCGACAGGCGGTGTGCCCTCCTACACCATCATCAAACAGATGAAAGATGGCAAGTCCATTAGCGAACTTGATGACAGTATCGGTAGCGGCATTTATTCCGGAACGCAGTCTGTGTGGAAAGTGCACACCCACGGCACGCTGTCCCGTTACCAACTGGGCCTGGGCAAAGTGGGCATTTATAACGAGGCTGGCAACAGCCTGATCACCGAGAAATTGGACTTGGAGGTTGACGAGTCACTTCCCTACACGATTGAACGTGCCGACGAGGTATATTACAATACCGAGACGCAGCAGCCCACCGGCACCATGAAAATTACGCTGATCCCCAAGACCTACATAGCCTCCATCAATCTGGACGGCGGCAAGTATGCCAGCAGTCCGGGCGGGAATTACACAGAGCTGACCGGCGGCTGGAGCGTCAACCATACCTGGAGCCAGGATACCCCCCTCACAAATCCCACCGGCTCCAGCGGCCGTACCTTCACCGGCTGGAGAGTGACCGACGCCAATGGCAATGACGTTACCAGCAGGTATTTAACTAACGCCGACGGCGGCTACAGCCTGAAGGCCGAGCTGCAGGAGAACGTCACCCTGACCGCCCTGTGGAGCAGCGGCGGCAATAACGGCGGCACCACCGGAAGCGGCGGAAATGGTGGAGGAGGTACAACCAAGCCAACGCCAACGCCTACACCCACACCCACGCCGGAGGAACCCAGTGTGTCCGACAAGCTGAACACCGTGGACCACATGTCCTATGTCCAGGGCTACGCGGATGGCACCGTCAGGCCGGAGAACCAGATCCGGCGCTCGGAAATCGCGGTGATCTTCTTCCGCCTGCTGACCGACGACTACCGCCAGCAGATTCTGAGCGAGAGTAATCTCTACTCCGACGTGTCGGACGGCATCTGGTACAATACGGCCGTCTCCACCCTCTCCGGCGCTGGGATTATCAAGGGTCTGTCCGACGGTACCTTCGGCGGCGAGAGACCCATCACCCGCGCGCAGTTCGCCGCTATCGCGGCGCGGTTTGACGACGGCGCGGTGGACACCAGCGGGATTTCCTTCTCCGACACCGGAGGCCACTGGGCGGAGCGCGAGATCAAGCGCGCGGCGGCGCTCGGCTGGGTGCAGGGCTACGCGGACGGCTCCTTCCGGCCGGAAAAGCTCATTACCCGAGCTGAGGCCATCACCATCATCAACCGGATGCTGGGCCGTGACTGCCTCCATGAGGACAGCTTCCTGGATGGTATGAAAACCTTCTCTGACAATCCTCCCTCTAAATGGTACTACGAGGCCGTGCAGGAGGCGACCAACTCCCACACCTTTGAGCGGGATGCCGGCGGCTATGAGCTTTGGCGCACACTGCCCGACAATCCAGACTGGGGGAAGTACGAATAA
- a CDS encoding InlB B-repeat-containing protein, with translation MKKTRVCSFLLAILMALSLLPVPSLAANNDSNTTVKIVSFADGEETGLRDSELLVAKVEGYSGDATKLTYKWYNEAYSSQGGGTQYLYMFNAQNMVTATERRCTSGQTMSGVGFMYASLSSYQNNYRTQNSSIKVEVYNGNQLLGQATYDGFINGDLGLDLKADAIGLFMGESVMARDLFGQMGVTHITCANSSVTSATLGGEADTYISATQRRVQSGGKYVTDYEITGVSAGKATITLNVSKTSNCAFHAGQTTDAEVAVYVFEKPTWTSTASEITLGNTKQGYTYTIGGQSYEASHDNAEITFTGLESNTSYQIIVSAPYGEGKTAYAYVPATTKPLTRVSVTTLLDWEPTTLTDINKLDGSGLPKSLTLKPVDGGAAVPLTYNPDGHEDMYVGYAYQGTYNLCDERGNILSTSPIVIANDVSGGVNHNFLSFFSVTTKVGDEEVGKIPYLAGSMVLAPAAPDNDLLPEDTAFSEWKITTGKQEDVDAGKTYQPGDHVIANIQQPIVLEARTVNALKIKVDVRINYQAPDNLQVGSEAGHDINYAQNNDATVILWRSWNDNGTTRYEEVARKYCSSGEIVMDAENSDEPDYTEYTDLAFIGLPAENPQGQEYTYSVTLGAKPNYSATVESMQTLPEDIDCGFDATLDFAPICFDLAFGVKVPEELQGTLDAVDLKITYWDGAKGEVIIQHKTAGVTLTVPRGLYPDSDGYITLNSTYPVWKFDTSNNNSPYWYGLEIQGYRLKDEDGVTYSIVAGNDTPVSIVDAESTIKVSSTGITQYDEDATDGTQQSAKLIATLQGKPTTIKFDLNGGGRNNASMEDQTAYFMPDQKNLIPGSDQIKEGYVFQGWYTDTSCTQEAPAEGTMLYDKDNNDQLTLYAKWAKPVSFNGTVTATHLYNGAQADPSDWLKTATVLLQRRVYLADQPDRDSEDGWETCVTTPVELTTEGSATVGDVSVATNRGNYKFENMPSASPLSPYEYRVRVVAQNYDSDPKYTSDGGIDEGVVAPVTGGSN, from the coding sequence ATGAAGAAAACAAGGGTATGCAGCTTTTTGCTTGCCATATTAATGGCGCTGAGTCTGCTGCCGGTCCCGAGCCTGGCGGCGAATAATGACTCCAATACCACCGTCAAGATCGTCAGCTTTGCCGACGGCGAGGAAACTGGCCTGCGGGACAGCGAGCTGCTGGTGGCAAAGGTGGAGGGTTACAGCGGCGACGCGACTAAGCTGACCTACAAATGGTACAACGAAGCCTACTCATCTCAAGGAGGCGGCACACAGTACCTGTATATGTTTAACGCCCAGAATATGGTCACCGCCACTGAGCGCCGCTGCACCTCGGGCCAGACCATGTCGGGCGTGGGCTTTATGTATGCGTCCTTGTCCTCTTATCAAAACAATTACCGCACACAGAACAGCTCTATTAAGGTCGAGGTTTACAATGGAAATCAGCTTTTGGGCCAAGCCACCTACGACGGCTTTATCAACGGCGACCTTGGACTGGATTTGAAGGCCGATGCCATCGGCCTGTTTATGGGCGAATCAGTGATGGCCCGCGACCTGTTCGGTCAGATGGGCGTCACCCATATCACCTGCGCCAACAGCAGCGTAACGAGTGCGACGCTTGGTGGGGAGGCAGATACATATATTAGTGCCACTCAACGGCGAGTCCAATCCGGCGGGAAGTACGTCACCGACTATGAAATCACCGGCGTATCTGCTGGCAAGGCAACGATTACGCTGAATGTGTCAAAAACCTCAAACTGTGCCTTCCACGCGGGGCAGACGACAGACGCCGAAGTGGCTGTCTATGTATTTGAAAAGCCCACTTGGACCTCCACAGCCAGCGAGATCACCCTGGGAAACACAAAGCAGGGCTATACCTACACCATCGGCGGCCAGTCGTATGAGGCCTCACACGATAATGCAGAGATTACCTTTACCGGCCTCGAGTCCAACACCTCCTATCAGATTATCGTCAGCGCGCCCTACGGCGAGGGCAAGACGGCGTACGCCTACGTCCCCGCCACGACAAAGCCGCTGACCCGCGTTTCTGTAACGACATTGCTGGATTGGGAGCCTACCACCCTGACCGACATCAACAAGCTGGACGGAAGCGGCCTTCCCAAGAGCCTAACGTTGAAGCCGGTTGACGGCGGCGCTGCGGTTCCGCTTACATACAATCCCGACGGGCACGAAGATATGTATGTAGGCTATGCCTATCAGGGCACTTACAACCTCTGTGACGAGAGGGGCAACATCCTCAGCACTTCGCCCATCGTTATTGCCAATGACGTGTCAGGAGGGGTCAACCACAACTTTCTCTCTTTTTTCAGCGTGACGACAAAGGTGGGGGATGAGGAGGTCGGAAAGATCCCCTATCTGGCGGGCTCCATGGTTCTCGCGCCCGCCGCGCCGGATAACGACCTTCTCCCTGAGGATACGGCCTTTTCCGAATGGAAAATTACAACGGGCAAGCAGGAGGACGTTGACGCTGGAAAAACCTATCAGCCCGGCGACCATGTGATCGCCAATATCCAGCAGCCGATTGTATTGGAGGCACGGACTGTCAACGCGCTTAAAATCAAGGTCGATGTGAGGATCAACTATCAGGCCCCGGATAACCTCCAGGTCGGAAGTGAGGCGGGACACGACATAAACTACGCACAAAATAACGACGCGACCGTGATTCTCTGGCGGAGCTGGAACGACAATGGAACCACCCGTTATGAGGAGGTTGCCCGCAAGTATTGCAGCAGCGGCGAGATCGTGATGGACGCTGAGAATTCCGATGAGCCTGATTACACCGAATATACGGACCTTGCGTTTATAGGGCTGCCCGCGGAGAACCCGCAGGGCCAGGAATACACCTACAGCGTGACCCTTGGTGCCAAACCCAATTACAGTGCAACGGTGGAGAGTATGCAAACTCTCCCTGAGGACATTGACTGCGGATTTGATGCCACCCTTGATTTTGCACCCATATGCTTTGATTTGGCGTTCGGAGTGAAAGTGCCGGAGGAGCTCCAGGGCACGCTGGACGCCGTGGATTTGAAGATCACCTACTGGGATGGAGCAAAGGGCGAGGTCATCATCCAGCATAAGACGGCCGGCGTTACATTGACGGTCCCTAGAGGTCTGTATCCCGATAGCGACGGCTATATCACGCTCAACAGCACATATCCGGTCTGGAAATTCGACACTAGCAACAATAACAGCCCTTACTGGTATGGCCTGGAGATCCAGGGCTACCGGCTGAAAGACGAGGATGGAGTCACCTATTCTATCGTGGCGGGGAATGACACTCCTGTTTCCATTGTGGACGCGGAGAGCACCATAAAGGTCTCGTCCACCGGCATTACACAGTATGACGAAGACGCAACGGATGGAACGCAGCAATCCGCCAAGCTGATCGCCACGCTTCAGGGCAAGCCCACAACCATCAAGTTTGACCTCAATGGCGGCGGGAGGAATAACGCCTCCATGGAGGATCAGACGGCGTACTTCATGCCCGACCAGAAGAATCTGATTCCCGGCAGCGACCAGATCAAAGAGGGGTATGTTTTCCAGGGCTGGTATACCGATACGAGTTGCACACAAGAGGCCCCCGCAGAGGGGACGATGCTGTATGATAAAGATAATAACGATCAACTGACCCTCTACGCAAAGTGGGCCAAGCCTGTGAGCTTCAACGGCACCGTCACGGCCACCCATTTGTACAACGGCGCTCAGGCCGATCCGAGCGATTGGCTAAAAACGGCTACGGTCCTGCTCCAGCGCAGGGTTTACCTTGCCGACCAGCCGGATAGGGATTCAGAGGACGGCTGGGAGACCTGCGTCACTACCCCTGTTGAGCTCACTACTGAGGGCTCAGCAACGGTGGGGGATGTCAGCGTTGCCACCAACAGAGGAAACTACAAGTTTGAAAACATGCCGTCGGCGTCCCCGCTGTCGCCCTATGAGTACCGGGTGCGCGTCGTCGCCCAGAACTATGATTCTGACCCGAAATATACATCTGATGGAGGCATTGATGAGGGCGTTGTCGCACCCGTCACTGGGGGCAGCAACTAA
- a CDS encoding arsenate reductase family protein, with the protein MLFVCYPKCTTCQKARTWLDAQGVSYEVRDIKLQNPSAEELRQWWQRSGLPLKKFFNTSGLQYKALGLKDKLSAMSEEEQLELLSTDGMLVKRPLLIGEDFVRVGFRQPEWEETLG; encoded by the coding sequence ATGTTGTTTGTCTGTTATCCCAAGTGCACGACTTGTCAAAAAGCCCGGACTTGGCTGGACGCCCAAGGCGTCTCCTATGAGGTCCGGGACATTAAGCTCCAAAACCCCAGTGCCGAAGAGCTGCGGCAGTGGTGGCAGCGAAGCGGCCTGCCGCTGAAAAAGTTTTTCAACACCAGCGGCTTGCAGTACAAGGCCCTGGGGCTGAAGGACAAGCTCAGCGCCATGAGTGAAGAGGAGCAGTTGGAGCTGCTCTCTACCGACGGCATGCTGGTCAAGCGGCCTCTGCTGATAGGTGAGGACTTCGTGCGGGTGGGCTTCCGCCAGCCGGAGTGGGAAGAGACGCTGGGATGA
- a CDS encoding TetR/AcrR family transcriptional regulator translates to MEWEEKNRKYDLIDATMRVVAENGLPAFSMKKVTNLAGVSEALIYKHFETKEKLLYLCFETVHRQIAALFDKMEIPPLQAPQEIYEAVRAMWMTYFSFLVQNSYRTIYYFEYRDSRYIRQIMEADQQVKDTYFQGFVKVFMAFNAQFHIYDKTSPDHLWTYILDVTGIFAKRVIRGELPDTEESRENIWELISGGLFGLLQ, encoded by the coding sequence GTGGAATGGGAAGAGAAAAATCGGAAATATGACTTGATAGACGCAACAATGCGGGTTGTTGCCGAGAATGGGCTTCCGGCGTTTTCCATGAAAAAGGTCACGAACTTGGCGGGTGTGAGCGAGGCATTGATTTATAAGCATTTCGAAACAAAGGAAAAGCTTCTATATCTTTGCTTTGAAACGGTACACCGGCAAATCGCGGCGCTGTTCGACAAAATGGAGATCCCGCCGCTGCAGGCACCCCAGGAGATTTATGAGGCAGTCCGCGCCATGTGGATGACCTACTTCTCTTTCCTGGTGCAAAATAGCTACCGGACCATCTATTATTTTGAGTACCGGGATTCCCGCTATATCCGCCAGATCATGGAGGCTGACCAGCAGGTGAAGGATACCTATTTTCAGGGCTTTGTCAAGGTATTTATGGCTTTCAATGCGCAGTTTCATATTTATGATAAGACCAGCCCCGACCATCTGTGGACCTATATTTTGGATGTAACCGGCATTTTTGCCAAGCGGGTGATCCGCGGGGAGCTGCCTGACACGGAGGAGAGCCGCGAGAACATCTGGGAATTGATCTCCGGCGGCCTGTTTGGACTGCTCCAATGA
- a CDS encoding TnpV protein, which translates to MRYIKTHRKAVYTGLLLGGKLNDYLTEVDQQAMKV; encoded by the coding sequence CTGCGGTACATTAAAACACATCGTAAAGCGGTCTACACCGGCCTGCTGCTGGGCGGCAAGCTGAACGACTATCTGACCGAAGTTGACCAGCAAGCAATGAAAGTATGA